TGACTGGTCAGCGACGAGCCGTGTCCCCGTCTGTCGGGTCAGATGGCACCCGCCGGCGAGTCGTTTCCAGAGCGGTGCGAGCGCCGACTGTAGCCGGGCGCGCCAGCCGTCGTCGATGACGTGCTCGAAGAAACGCAGTTCGCCGCCGGGTTTGAGGACGCGGGTGATTTCACTCATCGCGGATTCAATGTCCGGAATCGTGCAGAACACCATCGACGTGATGACGACGTCGAAGGTGTCCTCGTAGTACGGGAGGGCTTCGGCCGGTGACGACTCGATATGAATCGGCGTGGCCTGCGTGTTCGCCTGCTCCGCTGCCTGCCGCCGCATATGCGGGTCCGGCTCGATAGCGTGAAACTCGGTCGAGGCGGTCGCAACGCTCTCAAAATACGGAAACATCGCGCCGGTTCCAGCGCCGAGATCCAGCACCGTTCCATCCAGATTCGCTACCAGATACTCACGATGTGGTCGCAAGAGCGTCCGCTCGATGAGCGCCGTCGCCGGGTCATATATCGCCGCAAATAACGGTGCTGAAGGTTCCTGACTGGGGTTCGGTTCAGGGGACACGCCAGTAGTACCGATGGCTCCCCTGAAAGCATTGGGTCATCTGAAGGGTGTCACACGCGCTCGTCACTCATTGCTGTCAGTCCCCGTCTGCCGACATCTCGATGCCTGCCTCGTCAATGTCGACTTTGGTTTCGGTGAGGTCGCTGTCTCGCCACGTCCCACGTCGATACCAGCCGTACGCGATAATCGCTCCCGCGACATTCGAGACGGCGAACGATATCCAGATTCCGGTTTCGCCGAACGGCACAGCGGCGAACCACGCAATCGGGAAGCGGATAACGCCGAGCATCAACACCGATATCGCTGCGGCGGTGAGCGTCTTTCCGGCACCACGGAAGCTCCCGGTGTAGGCCCGCATGATGCCGATGAATCCGAAGGAAAGCGCGACGTAGCGGAGGAACTGCGTCGTGATTTCGACGACTTCGGGGTCCGTCGTGAACAGGTCGGCTATCGGTGCGGCGGTGAACCAGACGAGCACGCCAGCCAGGGAGAGCACGCCGAACAGGACCGTCGCTGCAAGGCCAGCTGCCTTCGCTGCCCGGTCC
The Haloarcula marismortui ATCC 43049 DNA segment above includes these coding regions:
- a CDS encoding class I SAM-dependent methyltransferase, encoding MSPEPNPSQEPSAPLFAAIYDPATALIERTLLRPHREYLVANLDGTVLDLGAGTGAMFPYFESVATASTEFHAIEPDPHMRRQAAEQANTQATPIHIESSPAEALPYYEDTFDVVITSMVFCTIPDIESAMSEITRVLKPGGELRFFEHVIDDGWRARLQSALAPLWKRLAGGCHLTRQTGTRLVADQSFDVVEIERLNLGITPIRPFVRGRLRKRSVSSTR